A genomic stretch from Methylorubrum extorquens includes:
- a CDS encoding protein of unknown function (Evidence 5 : Unknown function): MRQTLIDQWHRETTAAQAAPPILQQCVTGAIRGALLGLVLLAVIFLIGWLGLL, from the coding sequence ATGCGCCAAACCTTGATCGACCAATGGCATCGGGAGACTACGGCGGCACAGGCGGCGCCGCCGATCCTGCAGCAATGCGTGACAGGTGCGATCCGGGGCGCCTTGCTCGGGCTCGTCCTGCTCGCTGTAATTTTCCTGATCGGCTGGCTCGGTTTGCTCTGA
- a CDS encoding conserved protein of unknown function (Evidence 4 : Unknown function but conserved in other organisms), translating to MIKPAMVPIANQIDQDIHSCALQNFWNWVGTPGNTISNYGKFLAGVQRLNEMAVPSDERSAALSPADHVALLGNQAQLYIDGANTDAYRKAKLGGLAGVEPFMTQNAPTLTTGTRTNGTVNGAGQAVTYSGAQANSWGQTLNMAGLGAAATVRAGEVFSIAGVFAVNPVTKQVLPYLQQFVATAAATADGTGNAAVQIAPAIITTGAYQTVSAAPAAGAVVTWNGAASSTFQQNLMFHRNALALVCVPFEKPAGVPTDQIGTQDYKGIHVMLVPYFDGPNRVSSWRLDVLYGVAAIDPRLGTRVSG from the coding sequence GTGATCAAGCCGGCCATGGTGCCGATCGCCAACCAGATCGACCAGGACATCCACTCCTGCGCTCTGCAGAACTTCTGGAACTGGGTCGGCACCCCGGGCAACACCATCTCGAACTACGGCAAGTTCCTCGCGGGCGTGCAGCGTCTCAACGAGATGGCCGTTCCGTCCGACGAGCGCTCCGCCGCCCTGTCGCCGGCCGATCATGTGGCCCTGCTCGGCAACCAGGCGCAGCTCTACATCGACGGCGCCAACACCGACGCCTACCGCAAGGCGAAGCTCGGCGGACTCGCCGGCGTCGAGCCGTTCATGACCCAGAACGCCCCGACGCTGACCACGGGCACCCGCACCAACGGCACCGTGAACGGCGCCGGTCAGGCGGTGACCTACTCCGGCGCGCAAGCGAACTCCTGGGGCCAGACCCTCAACATGGCGGGCCTCGGTGCGGCCGCCACGGTCCGCGCGGGCGAGGTGTTCAGCATCGCGGGTGTCTTCGCCGTCAACCCGGTGACGAAGCAGGTCCTGCCCTACCTCCAGCAGTTCGTCGCCACCGCCGCGGCCACCGCAGACGGCACCGGCAACGCGGCCGTGCAGATCGCCCCGGCGATCATCACCACGGGCGCCTACCAGACCGTCTCGGCTGCTCCGGCTGCCGGCGCGGTGGTCACGTGGAACGGCGCGGCCTCGTCCACCTTCCAGCAGAACCTCATGTTCCACCGGAACGCGCTGGCGCTGGTGTGCGTGCCCTTCGAGAAGCCGGCCGGTGTGCCGACCGACCAGATCGGCACGCAGGACTACAAGGGCATCCACGTCATGCTCGTGCCCTACTTCGACGGCCCGAACCGCGTGTCCTCGTGGCGCCTGGACGTGTTGTACGGCGTGGCCGCCATCGACCCGCGCCTCGGCACCCGCGTCAGCGGCTAA
- a CDS encoding conserved protein of unknown function (Evidence 4 : Unknown function but conserved in other organisms), producing the protein MARKTKRAALADATDPDVTEASAKASTETKGDDFAKVLDLAKKRWRRADEFDRQNRTDAYEDLDFLETPGAQWPAREKQAREDEGRPCLEFNRLPTTIAQITGDIRQMRPAIKVVPVDSRGDPETADVIAGMVRYVENRSDAPSAYFAAADQQVGAGIGHWKVITEYGSDTTFEQEIRIVGVPDGVGVRWDPDAVLPTREDAKFCFVPVDMSRDVYEETYPDHPAAEIGDSELSAAGMAEWAGTDMVRIAEYYTKTPVQKKLALMPDGEILDLTDEAAEDHAEKMALVEAAKAEGARVRVEKRPGHRVERYVISANAVLDGPTEIPGRFIPVVPVVGVEMTIGKRRARRGVIRFAKDAQRAYNYARSTQTEVVALQPKAPFLGTEKMFKGYESIWDTANSTNHPFLPYNVDEKSPTARPERSTPPIASAGLAELTREAAEDMKAVTGVYDASLGARSNETSGKAIQARQREGDVGSFVYIVNFSRSIRHTGAIVCGMIPHVYDTARTLRIVGEDGKVDLVEINQVGGLAEDGQPLDKIQNDVTVGAYDVAMEMGPSYTTRREAALDGMIQLVQAAPQLAPLVLDLLAKAQDWPMADKIAKRIRTMLPPQIQAQEAEESGEAPPPPVPPSPQEQAAMAQQERQQQIEAGRQQLDMEKLAVEREKLQADVMKIQAEIEKAQIEAEARVMEANRPQMPGMEGTAPAADPRLDAIVAAVAQLSEVVSMIMEEMAAAPLPAPPAEPEPPPIALPTDFIEAPPGAFSFDPGALGQPAPEMMGPPA; encoded by the coding sequence ATGGCCAGAAAGACCAAGCGCGCCGCGCTGGCGGACGCGACGGACCCGGATGTGACCGAGGCTTCGGCGAAGGCGTCGACCGAGACCAAGGGCGACGACTTCGCGAAGGTGCTCGACCTCGCTAAAAAGCGGTGGCGCCGCGCCGATGAGTTCGACCGCCAGAACCGCACGGACGCCTACGAGGACCTCGACTTTCTCGAGACCCCTGGCGCGCAGTGGCCCGCGCGGGAGAAGCAAGCGCGCGAGGACGAGGGCCGACCGTGCCTGGAATTCAACCGGTTGCCGACCACCATCGCCCAGATCACCGGTGACATTCGCCAGATGCGTCCGGCCATCAAGGTCGTGCCGGTGGATAGCCGCGGCGACCCTGAGACCGCGGACGTCATCGCCGGCATGGTGCGATACGTCGAGAACCGCTCGGACGCGCCCTCGGCCTACTTCGCGGCGGCGGATCAGCAGGTCGGTGCCGGCATCGGGCACTGGAAGGTCATCACAGAATACGGCTCCGACACGACGTTTGAGCAAGAGATCCGCATCGTCGGCGTGCCCGACGGTGTCGGTGTCCGCTGGGACCCGGATGCGGTGCTGCCGACGCGCGAGGACGCCAAGTTCTGCTTCGTTCCCGTCGATATGAGCCGGGACGTCTACGAGGAGACCTATCCGGATCACCCGGCCGCCGAGATCGGCGACAGCGAGTTGTCGGCCGCTGGCATGGCCGAGTGGGCGGGCACCGACATGGTGCGGATCGCCGAGTATTACACCAAGACGCCCGTCCAGAAGAAGCTCGCCCTGATGCCCGACGGCGAGATCCTGGACCTGACCGACGAAGCGGCCGAGGACCACGCCGAGAAGATGGCGCTGGTCGAGGCGGCCAAGGCGGAGGGCGCTCGGGTGCGGGTGGAGAAGCGCCCCGGCCACCGTGTCGAGCGCTACGTCATCAGCGCGAACGCCGTGCTTGACGGTCCGACCGAGATCCCCGGCCGCTTCATCCCGGTGGTGCCGGTCGTCGGCGTCGAGATGACGATCGGCAAGCGCCGCGCCCGTCGCGGCGTGATCCGGTTCGCGAAGGATGCGCAACGCGCCTACAACTATGCCCGCTCGACCCAGACGGAGGTGGTAGCGCTCCAGCCCAAGGCGCCGTTCCTCGGCACCGAGAAGATGTTCAAGGGCTACGAGTCGATCTGGGACACGGCCAACAGCACGAACCACCCCTTCCTGCCCTACAATGTCGATGAGAAGTCGCCGACAGCGCGGCCGGAGCGCTCGACCCCGCCCATCGCCTCCGCCGGCCTCGCCGAGCTGACCCGCGAGGCGGCCGAGGACATGAAGGCGGTCACTGGCGTCTATGACGCCTCGCTTGGCGCCCGCTCGAACGAGACCTCGGGCAAGGCGATCCAGGCTCGCCAGCGCGAGGGCGACGTCGGTTCGTTCGTCTACATCGTGAACTTCTCGCGCAGCATCCGGCACACGGGCGCGATCGTCTGCGGGATGATCCCACACGTCTACGACACCGCTCGGACGCTTCGGATCGTGGGCGAGGACGGCAAGGTTGACCTCGTCGAGATCAACCAGGTGGGCGGCCTCGCCGAGGACGGGCAGCCGCTCGACAAGATCCAGAACGACGTCACGGTCGGCGCCTACGATGTCGCGATGGAGATGGGCCCGAGCTACACGACCCGGCGCGAGGCTGCGCTCGACGGCATGATCCAGTTGGTGCAGGCCGCGCCGCAGCTTGCGCCCCTCGTTCTCGACCTGCTGGCCAAGGCGCAGGATTGGCCGATGGCGGACAAGATCGCCAAGCGCATCCGCACCATGCTGCCGCCTCAGATCCAGGCGCAGGAGGCCGAGGAGAGCGGCGAGGCGCCGCCGCCGCCGGTCCCACCTTCGCCGCAGGAACAGGCTGCCATGGCGCAGCAGGAGCGCCAGCAGCAGATCGAGGCCGGGCGCCAGCAGCTCGACATGGAAAAGCTCGCCGTGGAGCGCGAGAAGCTCCAGGCCGACGTGATGAAGATCCAGGCCGAGATCGAGAAGGCGCAGATCGAAGCCGAGGCACGCGTGATGGAGGCCAACCGCCCGCAGATGCCCGGCATGGAAGGCACCGCGCCCGCCGCCGACCCGCGCCTCGACGCGATCGTCGCCGCCGTCGCGCAGCTCTCCGAAGTGGTCTCGATGATCATGGAAGAGATGGCAGCCGCGCCGCTGCCGGCGCCGCCTGCCGAACCGGAGCCGCCGCCCATAGCGCTCCCCACCGACTTCATCGAGGCGCCTCCGGGCGCCTTTTCTTTTGACCCCGGCGCGCTTGGTCAGCCCGCGCCCGAGATGATGGGCCCGCCCGCATGA
- a CDS encoding protein of unknown function (Evidence 5 : Unknown function): MARTLQEETRPRLARSFRAGYRPPLSGPDALLEGEALIVVPDNVMCFGLLGGGAFAEFDLSGGGSGPAPVLSAPATVAISGHTVVRAIEGGLAIASSSDMGQFGAAVGVSTGFAESGAPCAYVANGPLVEPSWSWAPGPVFLGADGALTQQEPASGFLQQIGVSDLPTRLLVDIQPPFALGA; this comes from the coding sequence ATGGCGCGCACGCTCCAGGAAGAGACCCGTCCTCGGCTCGCACGGTCGTTCCGCGCCGGCTATCGCCCGCCGCTGTCCGGTCCGGACGCCCTGCTCGAGGGCGAGGCGCTGATTGTCGTCCCCGACAACGTGATGTGCTTCGGCCTGCTGGGCGGTGGCGCCTTCGCCGAGTTCGATCTCAGCGGCGGTGGAAGTGGCCCTGCCCCGGTGCTCTCCGCCCCTGCGACGGTCGCCATCAGCGGCCACACCGTGGTGCGGGCGATCGAGGGCGGCCTCGCGATCGCCTCCTCGTCCGACATGGGCCAGTTCGGCGCCGCGGTCGGGGTCTCGACCGGGTTCGCTGAGTCCGGCGCCCCCTGCGCCTACGTCGCGAATGGCCCCCTCGTCGAACCCTCGTGGTCCTGGGCGCCCGGCCCCGTTTTCCTCGGCGCCGACGGTGCCCTGACCCAGCAGGAGCCGGCTTCCGGCTTCCTCCAGCAGATCGGCGTCTCCGACCTGCCGACCCGCCTCCTCGTCGATATCCAGCCGCCGTTCGCTCTCGGAGCCTGA
- a CDS encoding conserved protein of unknown function (Evidence 4 : Unknown function but conserved in other organisms): MRTREDLIARVLKNLGVLAAGQAPSDEDRAEVDDLIEPVCEKLFHDGVAKLNGDEIDDAAYLPLADIVAERAMVPFGIGGTRAGEIRAAAEQARTDLKLAYRVYDARPPMRLEQFWGRRGGSAPINSRGRPITPPEDIDLDVTVDGGRRG, translated from the coding sequence ATGCGGACCCGCGAGGATCTGATCGCGCGGGTTCTCAAGAACCTCGGCGTGCTCGCCGCCGGCCAAGCGCCCAGCGATGAAGACCGCGCCGAGGTCGACGACCTGATCGAGCCTGTCTGCGAGAAGCTGTTCCACGATGGGGTCGCCAAGCTCAACGGCGACGAGATCGACGATGCGGCCTATCTGCCGCTTGCGGACATCGTCGCCGAGCGCGCGATGGTGCCGTTCGGCATCGGCGGGACGCGTGCCGGCGAGATCCGCGCCGCCGCCGAGCAAGCCCGCACCGATCTCAAGCTCGCATATCGGGTCTACGACGCTCGGCCTCCGATGCGCCTGGAACAGTTCTGGGGCCGTCGCGGTGGCTCGGCGCCGATCAACAGCCGCGGCCGGCCCATCACGCCGCCCGAGGATATCGACCTCGACGTCACGGTCGATGGCGGGCGTCGGGGCTGA
- a CDS encoding protein of unknown function (Evidence 5 : Unknown function), whose translation MTTRLLPVASLSQVNQIDNGFSQNNPSAAYLQGGNWIVSWNNAAFSNIEAQLFGFAFNTAGQEFALTGPRAQNASLAGLTSGGLAAVYQSGGTTSVNRYNIDNQAVSYAATENITASRSTDDLSISGLPGNGYVVAYEGLGVSGTDRGGIYAAIWNGFTINTITVASNTFFETGFSFQRQWTATNRTDPSMSAAANGTFVVAYQSQSDGNTVRPPDQLGYSIFTSNGEGLNSGLLSSSFGEREQYEVDTAALSNDRFVFTWTDTDRGQTDIHAAVVDSRGTVIRGDFLVNEYVTGNQTNSTVAALDDGGFFVSWFDNARNMIVGETYDANGSAVGSNVLIANAVSVDSMDLINIGGRRLALAYDRIAAGDTDIAGAIIGPRSTTSVNGDTNTDIIWHNTGGQTALWAMSGNEILFGNNFISSNGTTVAPGSDWSVAGTGDFNSDSTTDVLWRNVDGSIDIWTMGGGPLANQIVASNHVTVGNTPVRLGPEWQVADTADFTGDGASEILWRNSNTGRLDVWTMFGSQLVGSNPITASNTVVAPGSDWSIAAATDLTGDGRADILWRNASGALDLWTMNGAQLVVSANVTAGGSIVAPGPDWSIAAVNDFTGNGHADLLWRNTNGQVDLWTMNGAQLVRSDHVTAGGLSVAPGSDWHVAGSGDFNGDGYADVLWQNDNGSVDIWNMNGAQLTASNHVTQQGFGAVSLDASWMVVG comes from the coding sequence ATGACGACTCGGCTGTTGCCTGTGGCTTCGCTGTCACAAGTTAATCAAATTGACAACGGGTTTTCACAGAACAACCCCTCTGCCGCTTATCTTCAAGGAGGTAATTGGATTGTTTCTTGGAACAATGCTGCCTTTTCAAATATTGAAGCTCAGTTATTCGGATTTGCATTTAACACTGCTGGACAAGAATTCGCCCTTACAGGTCCACGGGCCCAAAATGCTTCGCTTGCGGGCCTTACATCTGGAGGCTTGGCTGCAGTCTATCAATCTGGCGGTACCACGTCTGTTAATAGGTACAATATCGATAATCAAGCCGTGAGTTATGCCGCGACAGAAAATATAACTGCATCGCGGAGTACGGACGACCTATCTATTTCTGGGCTTCCTGGCAATGGTTACGTTGTCGCCTACGAAGGCTTGGGTGTAAGCGGTACAGATAGGGGTGGGATTTATGCTGCTATCTGGAACGGATTTACAATAAATACGATTACTGTTGCTTCAAATACATTCTTTGAGACTGGATTTTCGTTTCAGAGGCAGTGGACCGCAACCAATCGCACCGACCCATCCATGTCTGCTGCGGCAAACGGGACATTTGTGGTGGCGTATCAATCCCAGTCAGATGGGAATACAGTACGTCCACCCGATCAGCTTGGATATAGTATATTTACGTCGAACGGAGAAGGGCTGAACAGTGGTTTGCTGTCAAGCTCTTTTGGCGAGCGTGAGCAGTATGAGGTTGATACTGCAGCCTTATCTAATGACAGATTTGTTTTTACATGGACTGACACAGATCGAGGCCAGACCGATATTCATGCGGCCGTTGTAGATAGTCGCGGAACAGTTATTAGGGGTGACTTCTTAGTCAATGAGTATGTCACCGGGAATCAAACTAATTCGACTGTCGCTGCGTTGGATGACGGCGGGTTTTTCGTTAGCTGGTTCGATAACGCCCGGAATATGATCGTCGGGGAAACCTACGATGCCAATGGCAGCGCTGTCGGAAGCAATGTATTGATAGCGAATGCGGTTTCTGTTGACTCTATGGATCTGATCAACATCGGCGGCAGGCGCTTGGCTCTTGCTTATGATCGCATCGCGGCTGGGGACACGGATATAGCCGGGGCCATAATCGGTCCGCGCTCCACTACCAGTGTGAATGGCGACACCAATACGGACATTATTTGGCATAACACCGGGGGTCAGACCGCACTGTGGGCCATGAGCGGTAACGAGATCCTGTTTGGAAACAACTTCATCAGCTCCAACGGGACGACCGTTGCCCCGGGCTCTGACTGGAGCGTCGCTGGCACGGGCGACTTCAACAGCGACAGCACAACTGACGTCCTGTGGCGCAACGTCGATGGCAGCATCGATATCTGGACGATGGGCGGTGGCCCTCTCGCCAATCAGATAGTGGCAAGCAACCATGTCACCGTCGGCAACACGCCCGTGAGGCTCGGGCCTGAATGGCAGGTCGCCGATACGGCCGACTTCACTGGAGACGGTGCGAGTGAGATCCTCTGGCGGAACAGCAACACCGGCAGGCTCGACGTTTGGACCATGTTTGGCTCGCAGCTTGTCGGCAGCAACCCGATCACCGCTAGCAACACCGTCGTAGCGCCAGGGTCCGACTGGAGCATCGCCGCAGCCACCGATCTCACGGGTGATGGTCGGGCGGACATACTGTGGCGGAACGCCAGTGGTGCCCTCGATCTGTGGACCATGAACGGCGCCCAGCTTGTCGTAAGCGCGAACGTCACAGCCGGGGGTTCGATCGTCGCGCCAGGACCTGACTGGAGCATCGCAGCGGTCAATGACTTCACGGGCAACGGACATGCCGATCTGCTGTGGCGCAACACGAACGGCCAGGTAGATCTCTGGACGATGAACGGTGCGCAGCTCGTCAGAAGCGATCACGTGACCGCCGGGGGCTTAAGTGTTGCCCCGGGATCGGATTGGCATGTCGCTGGATCGGGCGACTTCAACGGGGACGGCTACGCAGACGTTTTGTGGCAGAATGATAATGGATCGGTTGATATCTGGAATATGAATGGTGCGCAGCTCACCGCGAGCAATCACGTGACACAACAAGGTTTTGGCGCTGTCTCACTCGATGCGTCGTGGATGGTGGTTGGGTAA
- a CDS encoding protein of unknown function (Evidence 5 : Unknown function): MWGPSSFWGHARPVTSDEAFMDTIETIATWGYKPDGSAQIFDLAPGADLPEGWHASPSVISDQSLATADALTMRATGLTFAHPVEVPASEPSAVDELLTALTEIDRLKGVIEAGMAENAALVADIDAAEKTLEGASAAMSDLRESLAKAHEDGRVNAAERDAAKAAVEALTADLAKAHADLAEANKPKPTATTPAKGR, translated from the coding sequence TTGTGGGGCCCTTCGTCGTTCTGGGGCCATGCGCGCCCCGTCACCTCCGACGAGGCGTTCATGGACACCATCGAGACCATCGCAACCTGGGGCTACAAGCCCGACGGGTCCGCCCAGATCTTCGACCTCGCGCCCGGCGCCGACCTGCCCGAGGGCTGGCATGCCTCTCCGTCCGTCATCTCCGATCAGTCGCTGGCGACCGCCGATGCGCTGACAATGCGCGCCACCGGCCTCACCTTCGCGCATCCCGTCGAGGTGCCGGCGTCGGAGCCGTCCGCCGTCGACGAATTGCTGACCGCCCTGACCGAGATCGATCGCCTGAAGGGCGTGATCGAGGCCGGCATGGCGGAGAACGCCGCCCTCGTCGCCGATATCGATGCTGCCGAGAAAACGCTGGAAGGCGCCTCCGCAGCCATGTCCGACCTGCGCGAATCCCTTGCCAAGGCCCACGAGGACGGCCGCGTGAACGCCGCCGAGCGCGATGCCGCCAAGGCCGCGGTCGAGGCGCTGACCGCCGACCTCGCCAAGGCGCACGCCGACCTCGCCGAGGCCAACAAGCCGAAGCCGACCGCCACCACCCCCGCGAAGGGCCGCTGA
- a CDS encoding transposase (fragment) gives MKAEREDWFEAQDELDPDSLVFLDETATTTNMVRRYGWAVRGERCRVAVPHGHWKTTTVTAALRTSGVAATALFDGATNGQRFRAYVTDTLVPVLKRGDTVIMDNLGAHKVAGVREAIQAVGAKLLYLPPYSPDLNPIEQIFAKLKADLRKAAARTLPDLKAAIRSALDSLTPKACRNCLTAAGYDPT, from the coding sequence GTGAAGGCCGAGCGCGAGGACTGGTTCGAGGCTCAGGATGAACTCGATCCCGACAGCCTCGTCTTCCTCGACGAAACGGCCACCACGACCAACATGGTCCGCCGCTACGGCTGGGCCGTGCGCGGTGAGCGCTGCCGCGTCGCGGTTCCGCACGGCCACTGGAAGACCACCACCGTCACGGCCGCCCTGCGCACGAGCGGGGTGGCGGCCACGGCCCTGTTCGACGGAGCCACCAACGGCCAGCGCTTCCGGGCCTACGTCACCGACACCCTGGTGCCCGTGCTGAAGCGGGGTGACACGGTGATCATGGACAACCTCGGCGCTCACAAGGTGGCCGGCGTGCGCGAAGCCATCCAGGCGGTGGGCGCCAAGCTGCTCTATCTTCCGCCCTACTCGCCGGACCTCAACCCGATCGAACAGATCTTCGCCAAGCTCAAAGCCGACCTGCGCAAAGCCGCCGCGCGGACGCTTCCAGATCTGAAAGCGGCAATCCGATCCGCCCTCGACAGCCTAACACCAAAGGCCTGCCGCAACTGCCTCACAGCGGCAGGATACGATCCAACCTGA
- a CDS encoding conserved protein of unknown function (Evidence 4 : Unknown function but conserved in other organisms), producing the protein MDEDLIVLGAQAETPAAGSEASDATTDPTEGQSAEIETGAATPGEEGGESTAEKPKQEPAKGEGEGEGGEDKPKKRSGIQRMQDQIARLKDELASVRSAAPAAGVDRAAAIGKEIGPAPKEEDFKDWAEFDRAQRRYDVKLAVAEQRIADREAAASSRQAAEQDAQREAAIEAFQERLDETRGKIPDFDKALAEAKDREVKPHVTELVIESEKGGLLAYYLAKNPNVLTELNGMSERAAAKAVGRLEQRLTLAKPKTATAAPPPAKQVSGASKPSSPRQRSRCVAGQDIRLTTRNRRITLRAQRSEHRKYHRQGGGEDPRQRARNGLPRLPRLRGRVLEERQRLQGR; encoded by the coding sequence ATGGACGAGGATCTGATCGTGCTGGGCGCGCAGGCGGAGACGCCAGCGGCAGGTAGCGAAGCCTCGGACGCGACGACCGACCCGACCGAAGGCCAGTCGGCCGAGATCGAGACGGGCGCCGCAACGCCAGGGGAAGAAGGGGGCGAATCCACCGCCGAGAAGCCCAAGCAGGAGCCCGCCAAGGGCGAAGGCGAGGGCGAAGGGGGCGAGGATAAGCCCAAGAAGCGTTCCGGCATCCAGCGGATGCAGGACCAGATCGCCCGTCTCAAGGACGAACTCGCATCGGTTCGCAGCGCGGCTCCGGCTGCCGGCGTCGATCGGGCTGCAGCCATCGGGAAGGAGATCGGACCGGCACCGAAGGAAGAGGACTTCAAGGACTGGGCGGAATTCGACCGCGCGCAGCGTCGCTACGATGTGAAGCTCGCCGTCGCCGAGCAGCGCATCGCCGACCGTGAGGCTGCGGCCTCCAGCCGGCAGGCTGCCGAGCAGGACGCCCAGCGTGAGGCCGCGATCGAGGCCTTTCAGGAGCGTCTCGACGAGACCCGGGGCAAGATCCCGGACTTCGACAAGGCGCTCGCGGAGGCCAAGGACCGCGAGGTGAAGCCCCACGTCACCGAACTGGTGATCGAGAGCGAGAAGGGCGGCCTGCTCGCCTACTACCTCGCCAAGAACCCCAATGTGCTCACCGAGCTCAACGGGATGAGCGAGCGCGCGGCGGCCAAGGCCGTCGGCCGGCTCGAACAGCGCCTGACCCTGGCGAAACCCAAGACCGCAACCGCCGCTCCGCCGCCCGCCAAGCAGGTGTCCGGAGCCTCCAAGCCGTCGTCCCCCCGACAGCGATCTCGATGCGTGGCTGGCCAAGACATACGGCTGACCACCAGAAATCGAAGGATAACTCTCCGTGCCCAACGATCTGAACACCGCAAATATCATCGCCAAGGCGGCGGTGAAGATCCTCGACAACGAGCTCGGAATGGGCTCCCGCGTCTTCCGCGGCTACGAGGACGAGTTCTCGAAGAACGTCAACGGCTACAAGGTCGGTGA
- a CDS encoding protein of unknown function (Evidence 5 : Unknown function): MTTGFHRTTPLPLIFKEVIGLFLGTMLPFQILKLSYSDLHLTLLDKNSPLQVHGPKMLRLRALHLEAWLQSINLAVPRLLIGTISIIKP, encoded by the coding sequence TTGACAACGGGTTTTCACAGAACAACCCCTCTGCCGCTTATCTTCAAGGAGGTAATTGGATTGTTTCTTGGAACAATGCTGCCTTTTCAAATATTGAAGCTCAGTTATTCGGATTTGCATTTAACACTGCTGGACAAGAATTCGCCCTTACAGGTCCACGGGCCCAAAATGCTTCGCTTGCGGGCCTTACATCTGGAGGCTTGGCTGCAGTCTATCAATCTGGCGGTACCACGTCTGTTAATAGGTACAATATCGATAATCAAGCCGTGA
- a CDS encoding transposase: MGSPLSSDLRARVVKAVSAGASRRQAAERFGVSPASAIRWQESFEREGRVAAKPQGGDRRSQHLEARAELILKLRLGRPMLTLSEVRALLAERGIATSESSLSRFFRRHAVTHKKTPSTLPSSSGRT, from the coding sequence ATGGGGTCACCGTTGTCATCGGATCTGCGCGCGCGCGTCGTGAAGGCCGTGTCCGCGGGCGCCTCGCGCCGTCAGGCCGCCGAGCGGTTCGGGGTCAGTCCCGCCAGCGCTATCCGCTGGCAGGAGAGCTTCGAGCGGGAAGGCCGGGTGGCGGCCAAGCCGCAGGGTGGCGACCGACGCTCGCAGCACCTCGAAGCGCGAGCCGAGTTGATCCTCAAACTGCGCTTGGGTCGACCAATGCTCACCCTATCGGAGGTGCGCGCCCTGCTGGCCGAACGCGGTATCGCCACCAGCGAGAGCAGCCTGTCGCGCTTCTTCCGGCGCCACGCCGTCACGCACAAAAAAACACCCTCCACGCTGCCGAGCAGCAGCGGCCGAACGTGA